A stretch of Kyrpidia spormannii DNA encodes these proteins:
- the mnmE gene encoding tRNA uridine-5-carboxymethylaminomethyl(34) synthesis GTPase MnmE, with translation MATVAEDVIAAVGTAPGEAGIAVIRVSGPGCVQVVEQIFRGRQSLKDAPSHRMVYGAVVDPDTAEVLDEVLVVRMQAPRSYTGEDVVEIHTHGGSAVVGRVLNAVVRAGARPAEPGEFTKRAFLNGRLDLSQAEAVIDLIRSKTDAARRLALEQLKGGLSARVKQMREILLDVMAQIEVTIDYPEHDVEDVTIEQIREAVDQVREQIDELLASSRVGRLVREGVRTAIVGRPNVGKSSLLNALAGRERAIVTAIPGTTRDVVDEWIHVRGVAFQILDTAGIRTTEDEVERIGVERSLKWVEEADLVLCVLDGSSPWEKEDLELLERIKDRPFLLVVNKIDLPQRLTCDGRLEELPQHRIVRVSARTGDGVQELADRMARVVLGGEGVSASSCMVTNVRHMALLKEAREDLDAAERAVSEGWTVDVAAVDLRAAWEHLGDILGERAGEELLNRIFSQFCLGK, from the coding sequence ATGGCAACGGTTGCGGAAGATGTGATTGCAGCGGTTGGTACGGCGCCGGGAGAGGCGGGCATCGCCGTGATTCGCGTCAGTGGTCCTGGGTGTGTCCAGGTGGTGGAGCAGATTTTTCGGGGTCGCCAGTCATTAAAAGATGCACCGAGCCACCGGATGGTCTATGGTGCAGTGGTGGATCCCGATACCGCAGAGGTCCTGGATGAGGTGCTTGTGGTGCGGATGCAGGCGCCCAGAAGTTATACCGGAGAAGATGTTGTTGAAATCCACACGCACGGCGGTTCGGCGGTGGTGGGTAGGGTGCTCAATGCTGTCGTTCGGGCCGGGGCCCGACCGGCAGAACCTGGAGAATTCACGAAGCGGGCATTTCTCAACGGCCGGTTGGATCTCAGTCAAGCGGAAGCGGTGATCGATTTAATTCGCTCGAAAACCGACGCCGCCCGCCGGCTGGCGTTAGAACAGTTGAAGGGTGGATTGTCCGCCCGGGTAAAACAGATGAGGGAGATCTTATTAGATGTTATGGCCCAAATTGAAGTGACCATCGACTATCCCGAACACGACGTGGAGGACGTGACCATCGAACAAATTCGGGAGGCTGTGGATCAAGTTCGGGAACAGATCGATGAATTACTTGCGTCATCCCGGGTTGGAAGGTTGGTGCGCGAGGGAGTGCGCACCGCCATTGTCGGACGTCCGAACGTTGGAAAATCGTCGTTGTTGAATGCGCTGGCTGGCCGGGAGCGGGCGATTGTGACGGCCATCCCTGGCACCACCCGGGATGTGGTGGATGAGTGGATTCACGTTCGCGGTGTGGCGTTTCAGATACTGGATACAGCGGGGATTCGCACTACCGAGGACGAGGTGGAGCGCATCGGGGTGGAGAGAAGCCTGAAGTGGGTGGAAGAGGCAGATCTTGTCTTATGTGTGCTGGACGGCAGTTCTCCGTGGGAAAAAGAGGATCTGGAATTGTTGGAAAGAATCAAGGACCGTCCATTTTTATTGGTCGTGAACAAAATCGATCTTCCACAACGGCTAACATGCGACGGACGTCTTGAGGAGCTGCCTCAGCACAGGATTGTGCGAGTATCTGCCCGAACCGGGGACGGAGTACAAGAGCTTGCCGATCGAATGGCTCGGGTGGTGCTGGGGGGCGAGGGTGTTTCGGCTTCTTCGTGCATGGTCACGAATGTGCGGCATATGGCTCTTCTAAAGGAGGCCCGGGAAGATCTGGATGCGGCGGAACGGGCCGTTTCCGAAGGCTGGACCGTCGACGTGGCAGCCGTGGATTTGCGGGCGGCATGGGAGCATCTGGGAGATATCCTCGGAGAGCGAGCGGGGGAAGAGCTGTTGAATCGGATTTTT